In one window of Tachypleus tridentatus isolate NWPU-2018 chromosome 2, ASM421037v1, whole genome shotgun sequence DNA:
- the LOC143244975 gene encoding innexin inx2-like gives MDSVFNFVKSFIKAKKVVIDNIASRIHHKASVVLLLACSIIVTAKQYVGDPIDCIGISKKDIPTDLLDTYCWIHSTFSVEKGWNKTVGKEVPYPGVDKYTEGEKRIHHTYYQWVCFVLLLQAVMFYVPHWFWKAMENSRVKNLMLGLNSPILSEDARSENKHLLVRYFKENKDNHVIYFTSFVISEVLNFINVLFQIFLTDKFLQGEFLNYGHQVVQFENWDWSANYNPMLKVFPRMTKCTFHTYGSSGDIQRHDTLCVLPVNIINEKVYVMLWFWFLFVVLLTGIALVFRLFTIVFPLVRYRILFLINRQVNQDRLWSVVQNFGRGDWFLLCLLGENIDETNFRELISDLAKYFNKTENRKMV, from the coding sequence ATGGACAgcgtatttaattttgttaagagTTTTATCAAAGCTAAAAAAGTTGTCATTGACAACATTGCTAGTCGCATCCATCACAAAGCAAGTGTCGTTTTGTTACTGGCATGCAGTATCATAGTAACAGCTAAACAGTACGTAGGAGATCCCATAGACTGTATAGGAATATCTAAGAAAGACATTCCCACAGACCTGCTTGACACCTACTGCTGGATCCACTCAACGTTCAGCGTTGAGAAAGGGTGGAATAAAACGGTTGGAAAAGAAGTGCCCTATCCTGGTGTGGACAAGTATACAGAAGGAGAGAAACGGATTCACCATACTTACTATCAATGGGTATGTTTTGTGTTACTATTGCAGGCTGTTATGTTTTACGTTCCCCACTGGTTCTGGAAGGCCATGGAAAACTCTCGCGTCAAAAATCTCATGTTGGGATTAAACTCTCCAATTTTATCGGAAGATGCAAGGAGTGAAAATAAACACCTGTTGGtgagatattttaaagaaaacaaagacaacCACGTCATATATTTCACAAGCTTCGTCATTTCAGAAGTGCTAAACTTCATAAATGTtctctttcaaatatttctaactGACAAGTTTCTTCAGGGTGAGTTTTTAAACTATGGCCATCAAGTAGTCCAGTTCGAAAACTGGGACTGGTCAGCTAACTATAATCCCATGCTAAAGGTGTTCCCCAGAATGACCAAGTGCACGTTTCACACGTACGGTTCCTCAGGAGATATTCAACGTCATGATACGTTATGTGTTCTTCCAGTTAATATAATTAACGAGAAGGTTTACGTCATGTTATGGTTTTGGTTTCTCTTTGTAGTACTTTTGACAGGAATTGCTcttgtttttcgtttgtttactATAGTGTTTCCTTTGGTGCGTTACAGAATTCTATTTCTGATAAATCGACAGGTTAATCAAGACCGCCTGTGGTCAGTGGTTCAGAACTTCGGGAGAGGAGATTGGTTTCTGTTATGCTTATTAGGGGAAAATATTGATGAAACAAACTTTAGAGAATTAATTTCGGATCTGgcaaaatactttaataaaacagaaaatcgtAAAATGGTTTAG